From the Paraflavitalea soli genome, the window GGAGCCAATACCCGGAAGGATAAATAAGTAAAGAGGTTTTTAAAGAAGATAGCCACCAGCACCAGCAGGCAAATAAAGGCCAGTGCGTACACCTTATTGTGCTCATTGATCAAGCGGGCCAATACCCATTGCAGGTTTTCCAGCACGCTGGAAGCCGAAAACTTAATACCCTCCGGCTTTGGGATCTTTGCCACGTTTTTGTCGAACAGTAACTTCAGAAAAGGCCCCAGCATGGTGAGGGAAACCAGGGAAAAAAGAATAGATAAGAGGTTAAATGTGAAGTATAAGGTGATATTCCCCTTCCTGTCCTTTAAATATCTTAAAATCGTTGAAAATCGCTTCATGAAATGTTAAAATGAATCAAATAATACCAGTCCTTGACTGCCTTCCACCCCTAATCTATCGGTTATTGGTGCCAATCTGTACCGGGAATGGCGATAAACAGCGCAAAGTAACTAATTTTACCACGATTAAATCGTTAATGATATGCAAGAAGGGAAGCGCCAAAAACAAATAGCCGGGCTGTTGAATGAAGAACTGAATGCCATTTTTCAGCGTCTTGGCCTCACCATGATCAATGGGGGAATGGTATCGATCGTAACGGTAAAGGTGACACCCGATCTGCTGGAAGCACGTATTTACCTCAGTTTATTCCAGGTAGGTGATCCGCAGGCGGCACTGAAGAAGATCGAAGACAGGGCCTGGGAGATCAAGAAAGAGCTGACGGCGCGTGTAGCCAAACAGCTTCGCCGCATGCCCGAACTGCGTTTTTATATTGATGA encodes:
- a CDS encoding ribosome-binding factor A; this translates as MQEGKRQKQIAGLLNEELNAIFQRLGLTMINGGMVSIVTVKVTPDLLEARIYLSLFQVGDPQAALKKIEDRAWEIKKELTARVAKQLRRMPELRFYIDDTLDHVFKMEDVFKKINEEKKGQEGGGE